The proteins below come from a single Iocasia fonsfrigidae genomic window:
- a CDS encoding DUF58 domain-containing protein, with protein sequence MGISRRFVYLLLIGLILLIAAVFINNSFTVFLIYNVLCIILLIIDYYISPGVSCLAVERCGKEKLSLFEEEVISFQLYNKSPYKLSLELKDEVPEFHFQVEDYLMTGMISPGEKKKFNYQVVPTKRGAFTFKNLHLKYKGRLNLCTKVFQLKLNREYKVYPNMKNLHKYSLKMANNRLLKQGWRSLRMCGNGSSFESLREYVTGDDYKKINWKATGRANKPILNQYEPEKNQHVYMFIDIGRPMSYTVRGHRKLDLVVNTALVLSDVINQSGDQSAVLLFNTGIDSIVMPGKGVEHRKKIMETLYHIDYTNYTSNYQEAFCYFKKKERHRSIIFLFTDFETESEAENILQLLPLVSKNNLLIIILIKNESRELVANQNIGNLEDLFTKGVALELLNERKRIIKLLNRKGIFCLECPAEKLEYTTINKYIEVKNKMSL encoded by the coding sequence TTGGGTATTAGTAGACGTTTTGTTTATTTATTATTAATTGGACTAATATTACTTATTGCTGCAGTTTTTATTAATAATTCTTTTACTGTTTTTTTAATATACAATGTATTATGTATTATATTGCTAATAATCGATTATTATATATCACCAGGGGTATCTTGTCTTGCCGTGGAACGCTGTGGGAAAGAAAAACTGTCTTTATTTGAAGAGGAAGTGATCAGTTTTCAGCTTTATAATAAAAGTCCTTATAAACTATCCCTTGAGTTAAAGGATGAGGTTCCTGAATTCCATTTTCAAGTGGAAGACTATCTAATGACTGGTATGATTAGTCCAGGTGAAAAAAAGAAATTTAATTATCAGGTAGTCCCGACTAAAAGGGGAGCCTTTACATTTAAAAACCTTCATCTTAAATATAAAGGTCGTCTAAATCTCTGTACAAAGGTATTCCAGCTTAAGCTTAACCGCGAATATAAGGTCTATCCTAATATGAAGAATTTACATAAATATAGTTTAAAAATGGCAAATAACCGTCTATTAAAACAGGGCTGGAGAAGTCTGAGGATGTGTGGCAATGGTAGCTCCTTTGAAAGTTTACGTGAATATGTTACTGGTGATGACTATAAAAAGATTAACTGGAAGGCAACAGGGCGGGCCAATAAGCCGATTTTAAATCAATATGAACCTGAGAAGAACCAGCATGTCTATATGTTTATCGATATCGGGAGACCTATGAGTTATACTGTGCGTGGACATCGCAAGCTGGATCTGGTAGTAAATACAGCTTTGGTTTTATCAGATGTGATAAATCAGAGTGGGGATCAATCTGCTGTACTCCTTTTTAATACTGGAATAGACAGTATTGTTATGCCTGGAAAGGGTGTTGAACATAGAAAGAAGATCATGGAAACACTATATCATATAGATTACACTAATTATACCTCTAATTATCAAGAAGCATTTTGTTATTTCAAAAAAAAGGAGCGCCACCGAAGTATTATTTTCCTCTTTACTGACTTTGAAACTGAAAGTGAAGCAGAAAATATCCTTCAGTTATTACCCCTTGTTTCTAAAAACAATCTGCTGATTATTATCCTGATTAAGAATGAAAGCAGAGAATTGGTGGCCAATCAAAACATAGGGAACCTTGAAGATTTGTTTACTAAGGGTGTTGCTCTGGAACTCCTTAATGAGAGAAAACGGATAATTAAATTATTAAATCGTAAAGGCATTTTTTGTCTTGAATGTCCTGCTGAAAAACTGGAGTACACCACAATAAATAAATATATAGAAGTTAAAAATAAAATGTCTTTATAA
- a CDS encoding cyclase family protein, whose protein sequence is MKVTDLTHTIDEDIPVFPGSIQAVIDRMKKYKTDGYRESLLKISSHTGTHVDAPAHMLEGGLFLDEFTVDKYMGKATIISYIEQKTPLIEVDYLAAYNRELTESDFVIIKTGWSKYWGDKKYYGKFPYLSEESARWLKQFNLKGIGIDAISIDSINSQTFANHKILLAEETLIIENLSNLDSIKSKYFILSVMPLKTIKADGSPVRAVAIENV, encoded by the coding sequence ATGAAGGTTACTGATTTAACACATACTATTGATGAAGATATACCAGTTTTTCCAGGTAGTATACAAGCAGTGATAGACAGAATGAAAAAATATAAAACTGATGGATATAGGGAATCACTGTTAAAGATAAGTTCACATACTGGAACACATGTTGATGCCCCCGCACATATGCTGGAAGGCGGTTTATTTCTGGATGAATTTACGGTAGATAAGTATATGGGGAAAGCCACTATAATAAGCTATATAGAACAAAAAACACCTTTAATTGAAGTGGATTATTTAGCTGCTTATAACAGAGAATTAACAGAAAGCGATTTTGTCATTATTAAAACCGGCTGGTCAAAATACTGGGGTGATAAAAAATATTATGGAAAATTTCCTTATTTAAGTGAAGAATCAGCCAGATGGCTTAAACAATTTAATTTAAAGGGAATAGGAATTGATGCGATTTCAATTGATAGTATCAATTCTCAAACATTTGCTAACCATAAGATATTGTTAGCAGAGGAGACTTTAATTATCGAGAATCTAAGTAATTTAGATTCAATAAAAAGCAAATACTTCATTTTAAGTGTTATGCCTCTTAAGACTATAAAAGCAGATGGTTCACCGGTTAGGGCTGTTGCTATAGAAAATGTTTAA
- a CDS encoding TrkH family potassium uptake protein has product MSTGGFSTVQASIGYWNSVPIELVTIILMFLGTINFATHYALLQGKFKTFFRNGEIRLMGFLLIISIPLVVFIGLNGLYTTLSSSFRDTVFQLVSALSTTGFSTIDFVFWPIFANFFVIIFMLIGGGTGSTAGGIKQFRVYIILKSIYWEIKQHFLPKNRVNEDYVWRGEDKLYIKDKNIREIANYIILYLFTYLSGVLIFLASGYSLRDSLFEFASALGTVGLSIGITGPDASGLILWTEIFGMMLGRLEFLVIIFAFTKLIKDSKYYFKKKITG; this is encoded by the coding sequence ATTTCTACAGGCGGTTTCTCAACAGTTCAGGCCAGTATAGGTTATTGGAATAGTGTGCCTATTGAACTGGTAACGATTATTCTAATGTTTCTGGGAACAATTAACTTTGCTACCCATTATGCCTTATTACAGGGCAAATTTAAAACGTTTTTTCGTAATGGTGAAATAAGATTAATGGGGTTTTTATTAATTATATCGATTCCTTTAGTAGTTTTTATAGGTTTAAATGGTCTTTATACAACTCTTAGTTCCAGTTTTCGTGATACAGTTTTTCAGCTGGTATCTGCTTTATCAACTACTGGTTTTTCCACTATTGATTTTGTATTCTGGCCTATTTTTGCTAATTTCTTTGTTATAATATTCATGTTGATTGGTGGTGGAACAGGCTCAACAGCAGGTGGTATTAAACAGTTTAGAGTATATATCATTTTAAAATCGATTTACTGGGAGATTAAACAGCATTTTCTTCCTAAAAATAGAGTCAATGAGGATTATGTCTGGCGTGGGGAAGATAAATTATATATCAAAGATAAAAATATACGAGAGATTGCCAACTATATTATTTTATATCTATTTACTTACCTATCTGGTGTTTTAATTTTTCTGGCTTCAGGTTACAGCCTCAGGGATAGTTTATTTGAATTCGCATCAGCCCTGGGAACAGTTGGTCTTTCGATAGGAATTACTGGTCCTGATGCTTCTGGGTTAATCTTATGGACAGAAATATTTGGCATGATGCTGGGGAGATTAGAATTTTTAGTGATTATTTTCGCTTTTACTAAGTTAATCAAAGACAGTAAATATTACTTTAAGAAAAAAATAACTGGCTAA
- a CDS encoding RDD family protein: protein MKKIELTTPENIDVEYTLADLGSRVAAAVIDLAIQGFLLILLAIAIVLIVIYAPDFWDEYLAWIIAISILINAVISYAYYIFMELNMNGRTPGKKILKLRTIRNNGQPLTLKHSAIRNLFRVFLDMLGVGVVSIFFTKEHKRIGDFAASTIVVVENDIPYPLENLTEGSLFNSLHLSEEDNKLLQDYFVRKNIIINSSILKNKLEYYLTNKYENPDVLKNLGDIFSS, encoded by the coding sequence ATGAAAAAAATAGAGTTAACAACCCCAGAAAATATAGATGTGGAATATACACTGGCTGATTTGGGTTCCCGTGTTGCAGCAGCAGTCATTGATCTGGCAATTCAGGGTTTCTTGTTGATACTCCTTGCTATAGCTATAGTATTAATTGTTATTTATGCCCCTGACTTTTGGGATGAATATTTAGCCTGGATAATTGCTATATCTATTTTAATTAATGCAGTAATAAGTTATGCTTATTATATTTTTATGGAACTTAATATGAATGGTAGAACACCAGGTAAAAAAATACTAAAACTACGAACGATCAGGAATAATGGCCAGCCTTTAACTTTGAAACACTCTGCAATTAGAAACTTATTTAGGGTTTTTCTGGATATGCTTGGTGTGGGAGTTGTCTCTATATTTTTCACAAAAGAACATAAACGGATAGGGGATTTTGCTGCCTCTACTATTGTAGTTGTAGAAAATGATATCCCCTATCCACTGGAAAATCTAACAGAGGGTAGTCTTTTTAATAGTCTTCATCTTTCAGAAGAAGATAATAAACTATTGCAGGACTATTTTGTGAGAAAAAATATCATAATAAACAGTTCTATTCTTAAAAATAAACTTGAATATTACCTTACCAATAAATATGAAAATCCAGATGTTTTAAAAAATCTGGGAGATATTTTTAGTTCTTAA
- a CDS encoding DUF4350 domain-containing protein — MKRRINKELICFFILVPVFLYASFYISSRIKNNLPNYSVLNRSEYGCSVFYQLLKELDYPVERTLQPINSAGQNNIQIVADDYFGNFNPDHSEVKEWVSKGGILLYLTPGNIYYDFYDQSKEINSDIKIVKEEAGLIILADANSITNDRLSRGTDNAYQLFTEINSYRYNKLYFNERHLFVTDRQLTIWGFIPMEIKYCLYQIFIILAAFSYYKGKRFGKPLPLYEETERTENEFLYSAASLYKQADCWDLMLENYYNDFLQETSCSVDKWLEYWQKEGLPHLNEAKQVYNFMHQPPVKLKEKEVVQIVNTIEKLKEISRKRREEYWKILKKTE; from the coding sequence ATGAAAAGAAGAATAAATAAAGAATTAATTTGCTTTTTTATTCTAGTACCAGTCTTCCTCTATGCCAGTTTTTATATTTCAAGTAGGATTAAAAATAACTTGCCTAATTATTCAGTATTAAACAGGTCAGAATATGGTTGTAGTGTATTTTATCAGCTATTAAAAGAATTAGATTATCCTGTTGAGAGAACATTGCAACCTATAAATTCGGCTGGGCAAAATAATATACAGATCGTGGCGGATGATTATTTTGGGAATTTTAATCCTGATCATAGTGAAGTTAAAGAATGGGTAAGCAAGGGCGGTATTCTACTTTATCTAACCCCTGGTAATATTTATTATGATTTTTATGACCAAAGCAAAGAGATTAACAGTGATATAAAGATTGTCAAAGAAGAGGCTGGTCTTATAATCCTGGCGGATGCAAATTCCATAACAAATGACAGATTAAGCCGGGGAACGGATAATGCTTATCAGCTTTTTACAGAGATAAATAGTTATCGTTATAATAAATTATATTTCAATGAAAGACATTTATTTGTTACTGATAGACAGCTGACCATCTGGGGTTTTATCCCTATGGAAATAAAATATTGCTTATATCAGATATTTATCATTCTGGCTGCTTTTTCTTACTATAAAGGTAAACGCTTTGGTAAGCCGCTGCCCCTCTATGAAGAAACAGAAAGAACCGAAAACGAATTCCTTTATTCTGCTGCTTCTTTATATAAACAAGCTGACTGCTGGGATTTGATGCTGGAAAATTATTATAATGATTTTTTACAAGAGACCAGTTGTTCAGTTGATAAGTGGTTGGAGTATTGGCAAAAAGAGGGGCTGCCACACCTTAATGAAGCTAAACAGGTCTATAATTTTATGCATCAACCACCAGTTAAATTAAAAGAAAAAGAAGTTGTTCAAATTGTAAATACCATAGAAAAATTAAAGGAAATATCCCGAAAAAGGAGAGAGGAATATTGGAAAATATTGAAAAAAACAGAGTAA
- a CDS encoding stage II sporulation protein M: MQESKFIKKYSATWEKLESLSSIINKKGVKSLSSKQVKDFLNIFKQCSHHLAYTRTHYPNSNIVSYLNNLVSKGHSHVYTVKKSSFRNFKNYIFSGFPELLKKNRIYLLGSLGFFTLGIIISFLFVLYKPEQAYLFLPGDLVESIKANKLGGGEWNYPLMSSYIMINNITVALRAFVLGITLGLGTIYVLFFNGTMLGALTALVYLYADPIKYWSLILPHGIIELSAIFISGAAGLIIAKSILLPGKYSRKHALIAASKQAVSLVIGVVFMLIIAGIIEGFFTPLDISNHLKLLFAAITAIILSIYCSIPYFNKQD, translated from the coding sequence ATGCAGGAAAGCAAATTCATTAAAAAATATTCAGCCACTTGGGAAAAATTAGAATCCCTCTCTTCAATTATTAATAAAAAAGGTGTGAAATCTTTATCATCTAAACAAGTAAAGGATTTTCTAAATATATTTAAACAGTGCAGTCACCATCTGGCTTATACCAGAACCCATTACCCTAATAGTAATATTGTAAGTTATTTAAATAATTTAGTCAGCAAAGGACACAGCCATGTTTATACCGTAAAAAAATCTTCTTTCCGTAATTTCAAAAACTATATCTTTTCTGGATTTCCTGAACTGCTAAAAAAAAATAGGATATACCTATTGGGTTCTTTGGGTTTTTTTACACTAGGAATAATAATCAGCTTTTTGTTTGTGCTGTATAAACCAGAACAGGCCTATCTATTCCTTCCTGGAGACCTGGTAGAATCTATCAAGGCAAATAAATTAGGTGGTGGTGAATGGAACTATCCACTGATGTCCAGCTATATTATGATTAATAATATTACTGTTGCCCTAAGGGCCTTTGTTTTAGGGATAACCCTTGGACTGGGAACTATCTATGTCCTGTTTTTTAATGGAACAATGCTGGGAGCACTGACTGCCCTTGTATATCTATATGCTGATCCTATAAAATACTGGTCCCTTATCCTGCCTCACGGTATAATCGAACTTTCTGCTATCTTTATTTCAGGGGCAGCCGGGTTGATTATTGCTAAAAGTATACTACTACCGGGAAAATACTCACGAAAACATGCCCTTATAGCTGCCAGCAAACAAGCGGTGTCCTTAGTTATTGGTGTAGTTTTTATGTTAATAATTGCTGGTATAATAGAAGGGTTCTTTACCCCACTTGATATTAGTAATCATTTGAAATTGTTATTTGCCGCTATAACTGCAATTATTTTAAGCATCTACTGCTCAATCCCTTATTTTAATAAACAGGACTAA
- a CDS encoding AAA family ATPase: MENIEKNRVNNLVEKIKIELKKVIVEQEELLDLSLITLLSGGHLLLEGVPGLAKTLLVRALARALAIDFKKIQFTPDLMPADITGTKIFNLQSRGFDLKKGPVFTNLLLADEINRTPPKTQAGLLEAMEENTVTIDGDTHQLPSPYMMIATQNPLEYEGTYPLPEALIDRFLLKVIVDYPSLKAENEMLKRHHQGFSSVDLDKCHVRAVCSPEDIKESREEVQKVEVDEDLRAYMVKIVTQTRRNHAIEIGSSPRGGIALLQSSKACAAYQGRSFVIPDDIKKMTIPTLRHRIILKPELSLEGVKPEQVLAEILSKIEVPR, translated from the coding sequence TTGGAAAATATTGAAAAAAACAGAGTAAATAATCTGGTAGAAAAGATAAAGATAGAATTAAAGAAAGTGATTGTAGAACAGGAAGAGCTCCTGGATCTTTCATTAATAACCTTGCTAAGTGGGGGACATCTGTTGTTAGAAGGGGTTCCTGGTCTGGCTAAAACCTTATTAGTTAGAGCCCTTGCCAGGGCTTTAGCAATAGATTTTAAGAAGATTCAATTTACACCTGATCTGATGCCAGCAGATATAACAGGGACAAAAATATTTAATTTACAGTCAAGGGGTTTTGATTTGAAAAAAGGGCCTGTTTTTACCAATCTTTTGCTGGCTGATGAAATCAACCGTACTCCTCCTAAGACTCAGGCTGGTTTACTGGAAGCGATGGAAGAGAATACTGTTACAATTGATGGAGATACACATCAATTACCTTCACCTTATATGATGATTGCTACCCAGAATCCTCTGGAATATGAAGGAACATATCCCTTGCCAGAGGCATTAATAGACCGTTTTCTGCTGAAAGTTATTGTGGACTATCCCTCTCTTAAGGCTGAAAATGAGATGTTAAAACGCCATCACCAGGGTTTTTCAAGTGTTGACTTAGATAAATGCCATGTAAGGGCTGTTTGTTCACCTGAGGATATTAAAGAATCCAGAGAAGAGGTGCAAAAGGTGGAAGTAGATGAAGATTTAAGGGCCTATATGGTCAAGATAGTAACACAAACAAGGCGGAATCATGCAATTGAAATCGGCAGTTCTCCTAGAGGAGGAATTGCCTTACTGCAGTCTTCGAAAGCATGTGCTGCTTATCAGGGAAGAAGTTTTGTTATTCCAGATGATATCAAAAAAATGACTATCCCAACTCTTAGGCACAGAATTATTTTAAAACCTGAACTGAGCCTTGAAGGAGTTAAACCGGAGCAGGTTTTAGCTGAGATACTTTCTAAAATAGAAGTACCCAGATAA
- a CDS encoding DUF975 family protein codes for MQVSNSIKSSNELRAISRNQLKGHWGTAVLLCLVFMILTTLAGTVPAIGMIVNLLVSGPLLLGYVSCFLKLIRKEPFRFENLFDGFSNFKSAFLAYLLMTIFTVLWTLLFLIPGIIAILRYSMTFYILHDYPHIGALEAIRTSKKMMIGYKWKLFCLFLSFLGWIILSILTLGIGFLWLTPYIQTAITNFYQELKNTQANLLESKSQEKDTATVNT; via the coding sequence ATGCAAGTTAGTAATTCAATTAAAAGCAGTAATGAATTAAGAGCAATTTCAAGAAATCAATTAAAAGGTCACTGGGGTACTGCTGTTTTATTATGTCTAGTTTTTATGATCCTAACTACTCTAGCAGGAACTGTACCAGCTATTGGAATGATTGTAAATCTATTAGTTAGTGGACCTTTACTTCTGGGGTATGTTAGCTGTTTTCTAAAACTTATCAGAAAGGAGCCTTTCCGTTTTGAAAACTTATTTGATGGTTTTTCAAATTTTAAATCAGCATTTCTAGCATATTTACTAATGACAATATTTACAGTCCTCTGGACTCTCCTCTTTCTAATACCGGGAATTATCGCTATACTTAGGTATTCAATGACTTTTTATATACTACATGATTATCCTCATATAGGGGCCTTAGAGGCAATTAGAACCAGTAAGAAAATGATGATAGGTTATAAGTGGAAATTATTCTGTCTGTTTTTGAGTTTTTTAGGATGGATTATACTGAGTATCTTGACCCTGGGTATAGGTTTTTTATGGCTGACGCCTTACATACAAACAGCTATTACTAATTTCTACCAGGAGTTAAAAAATACTCAAGCCAATTTACTGGAATCAAAATCACAGGAAAAAGATACAGCAACAGTAAATACATAA